A section of the Mycolicibacterium anyangense genome encodes:
- a CDS encoding L-lactate permease, producing MYTPNLAPIAGSLFSSSLVALLPLLAVFLTLGVLKWKAHWAGLTGLGTALVVAVVGYGMPPALAAMSATEGFAFGVFPIMWIVLNAIWLYELTVTSGRFEDLRRVIDRISDDPRVQSIIIAFCLGGLLEALAGFGAPVAITGVMLMSIGFTAMRAAVVVLVANTAPVAFGAIAIPIITAGNLTGIPFTEIGAVVGRQTPLLALFVPLILVLLADGRRGVRDVWPMASVVGVSFALAQFVSANWLSVELTDVIASLVGLAVAVLMLRVWQPSNTAAARGRLLTEGARDVAGAAATGSAPRGSTVVEHKTATELSSSRVFLALFPYLLVIVVFAVAKLWTPVKTWLAGTDVKFGWPGLDGHVLTAAGKPSASTIFTVGWLSSPGSLLLIAGVVVAVVYRISLVQAARVYGRTVVKLKFSILTVASVLALAYVMNQSGQTITVGTWIAGTGAVFAFLSPILGWLGTAVTGSDTSANALFATLQQTAATHAGINPTLLVAANTSGGVVGKMISPQNLTIAATAVGLLGRESEIFRRVIWWSLGMLAVLCMLIGLQSTVLSWMLP from the coding sequence ATGTACACACCGAATCTGGCACCGATCGCCGGCAGCCTGTTCTCTTCGTCGCTGGTGGCGCTGCTGCCACTGCTGGCGGTCTTCCTCACCCTCGGTGTGCTGAAGTGGAAGGCGCACTGGGCCGGGCTCACCGGTCTGGGCACGGCGCTGGTGGTCGCCGTCGTGGGCTACGGCATGCCGCCGGCGCTGGCGGCGATGTCGGCCACCGAGGGCTTCGCCTTCGGCGTGTTCCCGATCATGTGGATCGTGCTCAACGCGATCTGGCTCTACGAGCTGACCGTGACGAGCGGGCGGTTCGAGGACCTGCGCCGTGTCATCGACCGGATCTCCGACGATCCCCGCGTCCAGTCGATCATCATCGCGTTCTGCCTCGGCGGCCTGCTCGAGGCGCTGGCCGGATTCGGTGCCCCGGTGGCCATCACCGGGGTGATGCTCATGTCGATCGGCTTCACCGCCATGCGCGCGGCGGTCGTGGTACTGGTGGCGAACACCGCGCCGGTGGCCTTCGGCGCGATCGCGATCCCGATCATCACCGCGGGCAACCTCACCGGGATTCCGTTCACCGAGATCGGCGCCGTGGTCGGTCGGCAGACACCGCTGCTCGCCCTGTTCGTGCCGCTGATCCTGGTCCTGCTCGCCGACGGCCGGCGCGGGGTACGTGACGTCTGGCCGATGGCCTCGGTGGTCGGCGTCAGCTTCGCGCTGGCTCAATTCGTTTCGGCCAACTGGCTTTCGGTCGAGTTGACCGATGTGATCGCCTCCTTGGTCGGCCTTGCCGTCGCTGTCCTGATGTTGCGGGTGTGGCAGCCGTCCAACACCGCTGCGGCTCGCGGGCGGCTGCTGACCGAGGGTGCCCGCGACGTCGCCGGTGCGGCCGCAACCGGGTCGGCCCCGCGCGGCAGCACCGTCGTGGAGCACAAGACCGCAACCGAACTCAGCTCCTCCCGCGTCTTCCTGGCGCTGTTTCCCTACCTGTTGGTGATCGTGGTCTTCGCGGTCGCCAAACTCTGGACCCCGGTCAAGACGTGGCTGGCCGGAACGGATGTGAAGTTCGGCTGGCCGGGCCTGGACGGTCATGTCCTGACGGCCGCCGGCAAGCCCTCGGCGTCCACGATCTTCACCGTTGGTTGGTTGTCCTCGCCCGGTTCGCTGTTGCTGATCGCCGGGGTGGTGGTAGCCGTCGTGTACCGCATCTCGTTGGTGCAGGCCGCCCGGGTCTACGGCCGCACGGTCGTCAAGCTGAAGTTCTCGATCCTGACCGTCGCGTCGGTGCTGGCGCTGGCGTATGTGATGAATCAGTCCGGTCAGACGATTACCGTGGGAACCTGGATCGCGGGCACCGGTGCGGTATTCGCTTTCCTCTCACCGATTCTCGGTTGGCTCGGCACCGCGGTCACCGGGTCGGACACCAGTGCGAACGCCTTGTTCGCCACACTGCAGCAGACAGCGGCCACCCATGCGGGTATCAACCCGACGCTGCTGGTGGCCGCGAACACCTCCGGAGGAGTTGTCGGCAAGATGATCAGTCCGCAGAACCTCACCATCGCGGCAACCGCAGTCGGGTTGCTGGGACGTGAGTCCGAGATCTTCCGCCGGGTGATCTGGTGGAGCCTGGGCATGCTGGCCGTGCTGTGCATGTTGATCGGCCTGCAGTCGACGGTGCTGTCCTGGATGCTGCCATGA
- a CDS encoding FadR/GntR family transcriptional regulator, producing the protein MTNAAHPAPQWTPVARVRSHELVIAAIEDQILGGALKVGDPLPSERELAAHLQVSRAGVREAIRVLEAQGVVTANVGAGPEAGTFIAAMPSAALTRFLRLHVALSNFAMPDIVDARVILERNSAALTAVNAGDAERAAIRAPLLDMDSAGIDVERFNDADTAFHVAIAEASGNRLVSDMTVAIRASLRQPILDAMRRVDDWPALARVLQSQHHGIFDAIEAGDGERAADLTEQHIRGSFDALAGLRSS; encoded by the coding sequence ATGACCAACGCCGCACACCCTGCACCACAGTGGACTCCCGTCGCGCGGGTGCGGTCACACGAGTTGGTGATCGCCGCGATCGAAGACCAGATCCTGGGCGGAGCGCTCAAGGTCGGCGATCCGCTGCCCTCGGAGCGGGAGCTCGCTGCCCACCTTCAGGTCAGCCGGGCCGGTGTCCGCGAAGCAATCCGCGTGCTGGAAGCCCAGGGTGTGGTCACCGCCAACGTCGGCGCAGGACCGGAAGCCGGCACCTTCATCGCCGCAATGCCCAGCGCCGCACTGACCCGTTTCCTGCGCCTGCACGTCGCGCTGTCCAACTTCGCGATGCCTGACATCGTCGACGCGCGCGTCATCCTGGAGCGCAACAGCGCCGCCTTGACCGCCGTCAACGCCGGAGACGCCGAGCGGGCCGCCATCCGTGCTCCCCTGCTCGACATGGATTCTGCCGGAATCGATGTCGAGCGTTTCAACGATGCCGACACCGCCTTCCACGTCGCCATCGCCGAAGCCAGCGGCAATCGACTGGTCTCCGATATGACCGTGGCCATCCGGGCCTCGCTGCGCCAGCCGATCCTCGACGCCATGCGGCGGGTCGACGACTGGCCGGCACTGGCTCGCGTCCTACAGAGCCAGCACCATGGGATCTTCGACGCGATCGAGGCCGGTGACGGCGAACGAGCCGCCGACCTCACCGAGCAGCACATCCGGGGCTCCTTCGACGCACTGGCCGGGCTGCGCAGCAGCTGA
- a CDS encoding decaprenyl diphosphate synthase — protein MAMNRVTSSWRGAERRRKDKFPQLPAAPDDYPVFPDTSNWPVVFPDLPPSPDGGPRRPPQHPSKAVPPAIPADQMPKHVAVVMDGNGRWATQRGLSRTEGHKMGEAVLIDITCGAIEIGIRHLSVYAFSTENWRRSAEEVRFLMGFNREVVRRRRENLDIMGVQMRWVGSRARMWRSVIKEFDIAENMTTQNDVITVNYCVNYGGRAEIAEAARQIAREAAAGRIDPERVNEATISEHLHRPDIPDVDLFIRTSGEQRSSNFMLWQAAYAEYVFQDKLWPDYDRRDLWAACEEYAERNRRFGRA, from the coding sequence ATGGCGATGAACCGGGTGACCAGCTCGTGGCGGGGGGCTGAGCGTCGGCGCAAGGATAAGTTCCCCCAGCTCCCGGCGGCGCCCGACGACTATCCGGTCTTCCCCGACACCTCGAACTGGCCGGTCGTGTTCCCCGACCTGCCGCCGTCCCCGGACGGCGGCCCCCGTCGGCCACCCCAGCATCCGTCCAAGGCGGTGCCGCCGGCCATCCCGGCCGACCAGATGCCCAAGCACGTCGCGGTCGTCATGGATGGCAACGGCCGGTGGGCCACCCAGCGCGGATTGAGCCGCACCGAGGGCCACAAGATGGGTGAGGCGGTCCTCATCGACATCACCTGCGGGGCCATCGAGATCGGCATCAGGCACCTGTCCGTCTATGCGTTCTCCACCGAGAACTGGCGACGCAGCGCCGAGGAAGTCCGCTTTCTGATGGGGTTCAACCGCGAGGTGGTGCGCCGCCGCCGGGAGAACCTCGACATCATGGGCGTGCAGATGCGCTGGGTCGGCTCCCGGGCGCGGATGTGGCGCAGCGTGATCAAAGAGTTCGACATCGCCGAGAACATGACGACGCAGAACGACGTCATCACGGTGAACTATTGCGTCAACTACGGTGGCCGCGCCGAGATCGCCGAAGCCGCGCGCCAGATCGCCCGCGAGGCGGCCGCCGGGCGCATCGATCCCGAACGGGTCAACGAGGCCACCATCTCCGAGCACCTGCACCGGCCCGACATTCCCGACGTCGACCTGTTCATCCGGACCTCGGGGGAGCAGCGGTCGAGCAACTTCATGCTCTGGCAGGCGGCCTACGCCGAATACGTGTTTCAGGACAAGCTGTGGCCGGACTACGACCGCCGCGACCTGTGGGCCGCGTGCGAGGAGTACGCCGAGCGCAACCGGCGCTTCGGACGCGCGTGA